One window of the Paracoccus zhejiangensis genome contains the following:
- a CDS encoding sigma-54-dependent transcriptional regulator — translation MTAEPKIFVVDDDADLLPAMVEVIEAAGLPARGFARGRAMLAELDPEWEGVILSDMRMPELSGLDLLAEARAMAPGVPFVLITAHGDVRSAVAAIQRGAFDFIEKPAPPEYLLAVIRRALETRRLLLENRRLKERIARGTDLRARLLGRSVAMRNCRRELAAVAPLEVDVLLYGEPGTGKQLAAQALHDFSGRDGEFVPVDAGALTEANFGALMLGEGAEAPGAIPSARGGTLYLDRVNLLASPLQQRMLALMEARAPGEGFRVIASAHGSINDLRRVGAMSDDLYYRLSLAEVELPPLRNRETDIYLLLAQFLREAAQRHNRRFPDLTQQELRPYRSYHWPGNLRELRNVAEKLVIGLKVTLQPQARGGGVAVDDLGYDDAMREFESSLLRAALQKTGGRKTEAAEALGIPRKRLYLRMRACGMLPPGQD, via the coding sequence ATGACAGCTGAACCGAAAATCTTCGTCGTCGATGACGATGCCGACCTTCTGCCCGCCATGGTCGAGGTGATCGAGGCGGCGGGCCTGCCGGCGCGGGGTTTCGCGCGCGGGCGGGCGATGTTGGCGGAACTGGACCCGGAATGGGAGGGGGTGATCCTCTCGGACATGCGGATGCCCGAACTGTCGGGGCTGGATCTCTTGGCAGAGGCGCGGGCGATGGCGCCGGGCGTGCCCTTTGTGCTGATCACGGCGCATGGTGATGTGCGCAGCGCGGTCGCGGCGATCCAGCGCGGGGCGTTCGATTTCATCGAGAAGCCCGCCCCGCCCGAATACCTGCTGGCCGTCATCCGCCGGGCGCTGGAGACGCGGCGACTGCTGTTGGAAAACCGGCGGCTGAAGGAACGGATCGCGCGGGGGACCGATCTCAGGGCGCGCCTGCTGGGCCGCTCGGTCGCCATGCGGAACTGTCGCCGCGAGCTGGCGGCGGTGGCACCCCTGGAGGTCGATGTGCTGCTTTACGGCGAGCCGGGCACCGGCAAGCAACTGGCGGCGCAGGCGCTGCATGACTTCTCGGGGCGCGACGGCGAGTTCGTCCCGGTCGATGCCGGGGCGCTGACCGAGGCGAATTTCGGCGCGCTGATGCTGGGCGAAGGGGCCGAGGCGCCGGGCGCCATCCCCTCGGCGCGCGGCGGCACGCTGTATCTGGACCGGGTGAACCTGCTGGCCTCGCCCTTGCAGCAGCGGATGCTGGCGCTGATGGAGGCGCGGGCGCCCGGCGAGGGCTTCCGGGTCATCGCCTCGGCCCATGGCAGCATCAATGATCTGCGCCGCGTCGGTGCGATGAGCGATGATCTCTACTACCGCCTCAGCCTCGCCGAGGTGGAACTGCCGCCGCTGCGGAACCGCGAGACCGACATTTACCTGCTGCTGGCGCAATTCCTGCGCGAGGCGGCGCAGCGCCACAATCGCCGCTTTCCCGACCTGACCCAGCAGGAGCTGCGGCCCTATCGCAGCTATCACTGGCCGGGGAACCTGCGCGAGCTGCGCAATGTCGCGGAAAAGCTGGTGATCGGGCTGAAGGTCACGCTGCAACCGCAGGCGCGCGGGGGCGGGGTGGCGGTGGATGATCTGGGCTATGACGATGCGATGCGGGAATTCGAATCATCGTTGCTGCGCGCGGCCCTGCAGAAGACCGGCGGGCGCAAGACCGAGGCGGCCGAGGCCTTGGGCATCCCGAGAAAGCGCCTTTACCTGAGGATGCGGGCCTGCGGGATGCTGCCGCCGGGTCAGGATTGA